From a single Miscanthus floridulus cultivar M001 chromosome 8, ASM1932011v1, whole genome shotgun sequence genomic region:
- the LOC136470711 gene encoding protein CHUP1, chloroplastic-like — protein sequence MATVCKDSLNKIQDDTQFLASIDAFPSDASAVSNRPEGLALLTTIAEGTDCCNPSPPLPNHSALEKSLTSKILRLREVLDLPCQSSWDVLDQLLLDTLGVLKIAYPKCLLGLSGNHTSSVREGLVHLHRVLMLVQDCHSKNKQFPSSGSEKQTIIGSESLDHVGERVIEMIDQVTPVVKEMFSFMESSSSATAASASSAWPEDLPERRSLPPVLCRTRSPAHRGSASHRPSDGDEVAMPRQDGTARHIGHCKVRTPAPGLEEDGQTSSSRHEPPSTPSPTVDPLLLQSTPSSVSPHLLSAPPPFPMPVVGLPMLLQSWEAMQDGHAAAAVVQPTVVAQPSEAAPTTAPRDTMPVSTSMEGSTSSASLEAGQPSMDSPSPNGSTQPLVQDSNAIVPNVPPPLPAHRDRFQEVPSTDEAGRAVPDAPPPPPSVVQGAPPAAKVKSAPPPPPGSISAAVRAKRAATKLKRSSQMGSLYRRLRDRVEGSGSTHGGKRRQNGKRLRTAGAPKSDAGGQNMADALAEMTKRSAYFRQIEEDAKKHAAAILEVKDDIGSFQSKDMAELVRFHQHVEQQLVSLTDETQVLARFKGFPSKKLEALRTAAALYSKLDGAASRLKCWKLTAGPVSPQLDRVESYFNKVKEEETKRLQSHGVHFDFSVLVRIKEGMVDLSSACMELALKESQDARETTTTTTTRAQWASSHGDGASRMLWRVFQLAFRVYSFAGGQDERADRLTSILAHEIEARRL from the exons ATGGCCACGGTGTGCAAGGACAGCTTGAACAAAATACAGGACGATACTCAGTTTCTAGCAAGCATTGATGCGTTTCCTTCG GACGCCTCGGCTGTGTCCAACAGACCTGAAGGCCTGGCATTATTGACGACAATTGCTGAGGGCACTGACTGCTGCAATCCTAGTCCTCCATTGCCAAACCACTCGGCGTTGGAGAAAAGTCTCACCAGCAAGATCCTCCGGCTGAGAGAGGTTCTGGATCTGCCATGTCAAAGTTCATGGGACGTATTGGATCAG TTGCTTCTGGATACCCTGGGGGTTCTGAAGATTGCATATCCCAAATGTTTATTAGGTCTATCAGGAAATCATACATCTTCTGTACGGGAG GGTCTTGTTCACCTCCATAGGGTCCTCATGTTGGTCCAGGATTGCCACTCAAAAAACAAGCAATTTCCTAGCTCAGGCTCTGAGAAGCAAACAATCATAGGAAGCGAGAGCTTAGATCATGTAG gtgagcgtgtcattgagatgATTGATCAGGTGACTCCAGTGGTGAAAGAAATGTTCAGTTTCATGGAAAGCTCCAGTTCTGCAACGGCAGCATCTGCATCATCAGCTTGGCCTGAGGATCTCCCAGAAAGAAGGAGCCTCCCTCCTGTTCTCTGTCGCACTAGATCTCCGGCGCATCGCGGAAGTGCCAGCCATCGTCCATCAGACGGTGACGAGGTTGCGATGCCTCGCCAAGACGGCACAGCGAGGCACATAGGACATTGCAAAGTTCGGACACCGGCGCCTGGGCTGGAGGAGGATGGGcaaaccagcagcagcaggcatgAACCACCGTCAACTCCTAGTCCTACTGTTGACCCTTTACTGCTGCAGTCGACGCCGTCGTCGGTGTCCCCACATCTGCTGTCGGCGCCGCCACCGTTCCCCATGCCCGTTGTTGGCTTGCCCATGCTTCTGCAATCCTGGGAGGCAATGCAAGATGGCCACGCCGCCGCAGCAGTTGTGCAACCTACAGTCGTCGCACAGCCTTCTGAGGCAGCGCCGACGACGGCACCGAGAGACACCATGCCCGTCAGCACCAGCATGGAAGGCTCTACGAGCTCTGCATCACTTGAAGCTGGTCAGCCATCCATGGATTCACCTTCACCCAATGGGAGTACGCAGCCATTAGTGCAGGACAGCAATGCCATTGTGCCAAACGTGCCGCCGCCACTACCGGCGCACAGAGACAGATTTCAAGAGGTGCCGTCTACGGACGAAGCCGGGCGGGCAGTGCCAGACGCACCACCTCCGCCGCCGTCTGTAGTGCAAGGGGCACCGCCAGCCGCCAAAGTTAagtcagcgccgccgccgccccctggAAGCATCTCCGCAGCGGTGCGCGCTAAGAGAGCTGCGACCAAGCTGAAACGATCGTCGCAGATGGGCAGCCTGTACAGACGCCTGCGTGACAGAGTGGAAGGCTCTGGCAGCACGCACGGGGGCAAGAGACGGCAGAACGGCAAGAGGCTCCGGACGGCGGGCGCGCCCAAGAGCGACGCCGGCGGCCAGAACATGGCAGATGCATTGGCCGAGATGACCAAGAG ATCGGCGTACTTCCGGCAAATCGAAGAGGACGCCAAGAAGCACGCGGCCGCGATCCTGGAGGTGAAGGACGACATCGGCTCGTTCCAGTCCAAGGACATGGCCGAGCTGGTGAGGTTCCATCAGCACGTCGAGCAGCAGCTGGTGTCCCTGACCGACGAGACACAG GTGCTGGCCAGGTTCAAGGGCTTCCCTTCCAAGAAGCTGGAGGCGTTGAGGACGGCGGCCGCGCTCTACTCCAAGCTGGACGGCGCCGCCTCGAGGCTCAAATGCTGGAAGCTCACCGCTGGCCCCGTCTCGCCGCAGCTCGACAGAGTCGAGAGCTACTTCAACAAG GTCAAAGAGGAGGAGACGAAGCGGCTGCAGTCCCACGGCGTCCACTTCGACTTCAGCGTGCTGGTCCGGATCAAGGAGGGCATGGTGGACCTGTCATCCGCCTGCATGGAGCTCGCCTTGAAGGAGAGCCAGGACGCCAGAGAGACgacgactacgacgacgacgcgtGCGCAGTGGGCAAGCAGCCACGGCGATGGGGCGTCGAGGATGCTGTGGCGGGTGTTCCAGCTAGCCTTCCGGGTGTACAGCTTCGCCGGAGGTCAGGACGAACGGGCGGACAGGCTGACGAGCATCCTGGCGCACGAGATCGAGGCGCGGCGCCTGTAA
- the LOC136478316 gene encoding transcription factor SPATULA-like isoform X1, translated as MDAQQQLDLVMRHQSMATVCESEDALGSSESDPARPARPRGKRSRAAEVHNLSEKRRRSRINEKMKALQTLVPNSSKTDKASMLDDAIEYLKQLQLQVQMLSMRNGLYLPPGNLSGAPEALAPSEMCAALNQSGARASNSGAVVLPGNQIPVARILFDPPNHDQRHENPLVLQSVPSSSTAVEPQFLREPAHAQPSLQSFQLALPPEMIFKEDMMLEHRLTSAQETTSLPGHEAKPGRQEARMVNSDLFDRGSLGKERAQDLMPKNTESVLFMPYLHSLQSGDAEGSLRAGSN; from the exons ATGGACGCGCAGCAGCAGCTGGATTTGGTCATGCGTCACCAGAGCATGGCCACCGTCTGCGAGAGCGAG GACGCGCTGGGGTCGTCGGAGTCTGATCCCGCGAGGCCGGCGCGCCCGCGCGGCAAGAGGAGCCGCGCTGCCGAGGTGCACAACCTCTCCGAGAAG aggaggaggagcaggatcaACGAGAAGATGAAGGCGCTGCAGACCCTCGTACCCAACTCGAGCAAG ACGGACAAGGCCTCCATGCTTGATGATGCCATTGAGTACCTGAAGCAGCTTCAGCTCCAGGTGCAG ATGTTATCTATGAGGAATGGCCTGTATCTGCCCCCAGGAAACTTGTCAGGAGCACCTGAGGCTCTGGCACCCTCAGAAATGTGTGCTGCACTTAACCAAAGTGGTGCCAGGGCATCAAATTCTGGCGCTGTTGTACTACCTGGAAACCAAATTCCTGTAGCTCGTATTTTATTTGATCCACCAAATCATGACCAACGGCACGAAAACCCACTTGTATTGCAAAGTGTCCCTAGTAGTTCAACCGCTGTAGAGCCTCAGTTCCTTCGAGAGCCAGCGCATGCACAGCCCAGCCTTCAATCCTTTCAGCTGGCTCTACCTCCTGAG ATGATCTTCAAGGAGGACATGATGTTAGAGCATCGGCTAACTTCAGCTCAAGAAACCACATCTTTACCAG GACATGAGGCCAAGCCTGGTAGGCAGGAAGCACGCATGGTGAATTCTGATCTTTTTGATAGAGGTTCGCTCGGGAAAGAAAGAGCACAGGACTTGATGCCAAAAAACACTGAAAGTGTACTGTTTATGCCGTACTTGCATAG CTTGCAGAGCGGCGACGCAGAGGGAAGTCTGAGGGCAGGATCAAACTAA
- the LOC136478316 gene encoding transcription factor SPATULA-like isoform X2 — protein MDAQQQLDLVMRHQSMATVCESEDALGSSESDPARPARPRGKRSRAAEVHNLSEKRRRSRINEKMKALQTLVPNSSKTDKASMLDDAIEYLKQLQLQVQMLSMRNGLYLPPGNLSGAPEALAPSEMCAALNQSGARASNSGAVVLPGNQIPVARILFDPPNHDQRHENPLVLQSVPSSSTAVEPQFLREPAHAQPSLQSFQLALPPEMIFKEDMMLEHRLTSAQETTSLPGHEAKPGRQEARMVNSDLFDRGSLGKERAQDLMPKNTESVLFMPYLHRAATQREV, from the exons ATGGACGCGCAGCAGCAGCTGGATTTGGTCATGCGTCACCAGAGCATGGCCACCGTCTGCGAGAGCGAG GACGCGCTGGGGTCGTCGGAGTCTGATCCCGCGAGGCCGGCGCGCCCGCGCGGCAAGAGGAGCCGCGCTGCCGAGGTGCACAACCTCTCCGAGAAG aggaggaggagcaggatcaACGAGAAGATGAAGGCGCTGCAGACCCTCGTACCCAACTCGAGCAAG ACGGACAAGGCCTCCATGCTTGATGATGCCATTGAGTACCTGAAGCAGCTTCAGCTCCAGGTGCAG ATGTTATCTATGAGGAATGGCCTGTATCTGCCCCCAGGAAACTTGTCAGGAGCACCTGAGGCTCTGGCACCCTCAGAAATGTGTGCTGCACTTAACCAAAGTGGTGCCAGGGCATCAAATTCTGGCGCTGTTGTACTACCTGGAAACCAAATTCCTGTAGCTCGTATTTTATTTGATCCACCAAATCATGACCAACGGCACGAAAACCCACTTGTATTGCAAAGTGTCCCTAGTAGTTCAACCGCTGTAGAGCCTCAGTTCCTTCGAGAGCCAGCGCATGCACAGCCCAGCCTTCAATCCTTTCAGCTGGCTCTACCTCCTGAG ATGATCTTCAAGGAGGACATGATGTTAGAGCATCGGCTAACTTCAGCTCAAGAAACCACATCTTTACCAG GACATGAGGCCAAGCCTGGTAGGCAGGAAGCACGCATGGTGAATTCTGATCTTTTTGATAGAGGTTCGCTCGGGAAAGAAAGAGCACAGGACTTGATGCCAAAAAACACTGAAAGTGTACTGTTTATGCCGTACTTGCATAG AGCGGCGACGCAGAGGGAAGTCTGA
- the LOC136478316 gene encoding transcription factor SPATULA-like isoform X3 has translation MKALQTLVPNSSKTDKASMLDDAIEYLKQLQLQVQMLSMRNGLYLPPGNLSGAPEALAPSEMCAALNQSGARASNSGAVVLPGNQIPVARILFDPPNHDQRHENPLVLQSVPSSSTAVEPQFLREPAHAQPSLQSFQLALPPEMIFKEDMMLEHRLTSAQETTSLPGHEAKPGRQEARMVNSDLFDRGSLGKERAQDLMPKNTESVLFMPYLHSLQSGDAEGSLRAGSN, from the exons ATGAAGGCGCTGCAGACCCTCGTACCCAACTCGAGCAAG ACGGACAAGGCCTCCATGCTTGATGATGCCATTGAGTACCTGAAGCAGCTTCAGCTCCAGGTGCAG ATGTTATCTATGAGGAATGGCCTGTATCTGCCCCCAGGAAACTTGTCAGGAGCACCTGAGGCTCTGGCACCCTCAGAAATGTGTGCTGCACTTAACCAAAGTGGTGCCAGGGCATCAAATTCTGGCGCTGTTGTACTACCTGGAAACCAAATTCCTGTAGCTCGTATTTTATTTGATCCACCAAATCATGACCAACGGCACGAAAACCCACTTGTATTGCAAAGTGTCCCTAGTAGTTCAACCGCTGTAGAGCCTCAGTTCCTTCGAGAGCCAGCGCATGCACAGCCCAGCCTTCAATCCTTTCAGCTGGCTCTACCTCCTGAG ATGATCTTCAAGGAGGACATGATGTTAGAGCATCGGCTAACTTCAGCTCAAGAAACCACATCTTTACCAG GACATGAGGCCAAGCCTGGTAGGCAGGAAGCACGCATGGTGAATTCTGATCTTTTTGATAGAGGTTCGCTCGGGAAAGAAAGAGCACAGGACTTGATGCCAAAAAACACTGAAAGTGTACTGTTTATGCCGTACTTGCATAG CTTGCAGAGCGGCGACGCAGAGGGAAGTCTGAGGGCAGGATCAAACTAA
- the LOC136478317 gene encoding proliferating cell nuclear antigen codes for MLELRLVQGSLLKKVLEAIRELVTDANFDCSGTGFSLQAMDSSHVALVALLLRAEGFEHYRCDRNLSMGMNLNNMAKMLRCAGNDDIITIKADDGSDTVTFMFESPKQDKIADFEMKLMDIDSEHLGIPDSEYQAIVRMPSAEFMRICKDLSSIGDTVVISVTKEGVKFSTSGEIGSANIVCRQNQTIDKPEEATIIEMQEPVSLTFALRYMNSFTKASSLSEQVTISLSSELPVVVEYKIAEMGYIRFYLAPKIEEDEEMKP; via the exons ATGTTGGAGCTACGGCTGGTGCAGGGGAGCCTCCTCAAGAAGGTCCTGGAGGCGATCCGCGAGCTGGTCACCGACGCCAACTTCGACTGCTCCGGGACCGGGTTCTCGCTCCAGGCCATGGACTCGAGCCACGTCGCGCTCGTCGCGCTGCTCCTCCGCGCCGAGGGCTTCGAGCACTACCGCTGCGACCGCAACCTCTCCATGGGCATGAACCTCAACAACATGGCCAAGATGCTCCGCTGCGCCGGCAACGAcgacatcatcaccatcaaggcCGATGACGGCTCTGACACCGTCACCTTTATGTTCGAGTCGCCCA AGCAAGATAAGattgctgattttgagatgaagcTTATGGACATCGACAGTGAGCACCTCGGAATCCCAGATTCCGAGTACCAGGCCATCGTCCGCATGCCTTCTGCTGAGTTTATGAGGATCTGCAAGGACCTTAGCAGCATCGGGGACACTG TCGTTATCTCGGTGACTAAGGAGGGCGTGAAGTTCTCCACCTCTGGAGAAATTGGGAGTGCAAACATTGTTTGCAGGCAGAACCAAACTATTGACAAG CCAGAAGAGGCTACCATTATAGAGATGCAAGAGCCGGTTTCCCTGACCTTTGCCCTGAGGTACATGAACTCCTTCACCAAGGCATCTTCACTGTCTGAACAAGTGACTATCAGCCTGTCGTCTGAGCTACCAGTGGTGGTCGAGTACAAGATCGCTGAGATGGGTTACATTAGATTTTACCTGGCCCCCAAGATCGAGGAGGATGAGGAGATGAAGCCCTGA
- the LOC136478318 gene encoding auxin-responsive protein IAA9-like: MELELGLAPPSAHHPIPMTIDHGHHLAAADELSSTSSDHHHPCAARAGKRGFAEAFQEAAATTTLPLFDDGSSCGGRNGGSKRPLVGWPPVSSARSRACDGVGVGGAKYVKVKKEGDAIGRKVDLSLHASYDELLATLARMFPTTTGDQDDKEISSSTTTTTSHVGVVVTYEDGEGDWMLVGDVPWDDFARSVKRLKILG, encoded by the exons ATGGAGCTGGAGCTCGGGCTGGCGCCGCCGAGCGCGCACCACCCCATTCCCATGACGATCGACCATGGCCACCACCTCGCCGCGGCCGACGAGCTGAGCAGCACCTCGTCGGACCACCACCACCCTTGTGCTGCGCGCGCCGGGAAGAGAGGGTTCGCGGAAGCGTTCCAGGAGgcagcggcgacgacgacgcTGCCGCTCTTCGATGACGGCTCGTCGTGCGGCGGGAGGAACGGTGGCAGCAAGAGGCCGCTGGTCGGGTGGCCACCGGTGAGCTCCGCGCGCAGCAGAGCGTGCGACGGTGTCGGTGTCGGCGGCGCCAAGTACGTGAAGGTGAAGAAGGAAGGCGACGCCATCGGCAGGAAGGTGGACCTGTCGCTCCACGCCTCCTACGACGAGCTCCTCGCCACGCTCGCCCGCATGTTCCCGACCACCACCGGCGACCAAG ACGACAAGGAAATCAgcagctccaccaccaccactaccagCCATGTGGGCGTGGTGGTCACCTACGAGGATGGAGAAGGGGACTGGATGCTGGTCGGAGATGTGCCATGGGA TGATTTTGCAAGGTCCGTCAAGCGGCTCAAGATACTGGGATGA